The region TAAGGCAATTTGAGTTAGAGAGTTAGAGAGTTTGGGAGTTAGAAAGTTGGGAGTCAAAGTATAAGATGCCCCTCATTTAAAGTATAAAATACGCAGCGTAAATAAGGAAGTATAAACCGTAAAATGTGGCGAAGTATAATCTACGTTTTTCTTCACTTTTTAACTCTCTAACTCCTAAACTCTCTAACTCCTAAACTCTCTAACTCCCCAACTCCCTACAGTTTCGACACGCCACCGGACACGATAAACTTCATCACTTCGGAGCTGGGCAGGTCGAGGTAGGTGACGTTGCGCTTGGGCACCAGGAACAACTCGCCGGAGAAGTTGTAGGAGTGCGGAAAGTATACGGCTACTTTATCTTCCACATTAAGCTGCAGCAGCACATCCTGGGTTACGAAACCGAGTTTGTGGTTTTCGGAGTCTTCGGTCATCTTCACCATCACGGGGCGGTTAAACTTCTGGTTATCGCCCACAAAGGCATCGAAGAGGTCTTTTATACTGGAGTAGATGATGCTTACCAGCGGCACCTTGTGCACCAGCGTCTCCACTGCCACCAGGAAAGGCCTTACAAAAAACGACGACCCGATAAAGCCCACTACCGTCAGCAGCACCACCATCAGCAGGATGCCCAGGCCCGGTATGCCCAGGTCGAAAATACTATTCAGCCAATCTATAATCCCGACCACAATGAACACGGTGATGGCAATGGGGGCGATAATCAGCAGGCCATTTAAGAAATAGCGAAAAAGGGTTCTCATGTTGTTCTATGCATAAAAAAAGGCTTTGCCGAAGCAAAGCCTAAATTAGCAAAAAGCTTTTATAGTGAATTGCTAATATTTATACCTGCTCTGCCTCAAAGGTGCTTATACTGGCTGCCACCTGCTCCATCAGCCACATGGGCGTGGAGGTAGCCCCGCAAATACCTACGCTACCTGCTGCGTCAAACCACTCGCGCTGCAGTTCCTCCTCATTCTCGACAAAGTAGCTGTTGGGGTTATGCTGCTTACATACGCTATATAGCGCCTTTCCGTTGGAGCTTTTCTTGCCGCTCACGAATACGATTACGTCGTGCTCGGTAGAGAACCTGGCCAGTTGCGGCTCCCGGTTCGACACCTGGCGGCAAATGCTGTCGTTGGCATCAAAAGCTGGCACAACGGTGCTGTCTTGGTTAGCCTGCTGCAGGCGCTCCTCTATCAGCGATTTAATATGGTAAAAGCCTTTGGTGCTCTTGGTGGTTTGGCTGAAGAGTGTTACCGGGCGCGTGAAGTCGATCTTCTCCAGGTCCTCCTCCGTGGTTACGATAATGGCCTCGTCGCGGGTCTGGCCGGCCAGGCCGATCACCTCGGCGTGGCCCACCTGGCCGTAGATCACCACCTGCGCATCGCTGGGCTTGCCGGCGTCGAAGGCGTGTTTCACGCGGTTCTGCAGTTTCAGCACCACCGGGCAGGAGGCATCGATCAGCTCGATGTTATTCTCCAGTGCCAGTTTGTAGGTCTCCGGCGGCTCGCCGTGGGCACGGATCAGCACCTTGCAGTCGCGCAGCTCTTTCAGCTGGTCGCGGTCTATGATCCGAAGCCCTTTTTGGTAGAGGCGCTGCACCTCCATGCTGTTATGCACAATATCGCCGAGACAGTACAATTCCTCGCAGGTCTCCATTTCATCCTCGGCCATCTGTATGGCGAACTCTACGCCAAAGCAGTAGCCGGAATTCTTGTCTATGGTTACGTTCATTTCTCTACCTTCAGTTTTGTTGCGCAGCATACTCGTTTCGGAGCAGTTGCGCCGTTGCATGTTCCATTACAAACTCCACCTGCTCATCTATCGTCATGTGCGAGGTGTCGAGCAGGTGCGCGTCCTCTGCCTGGCGAAGCGGGCTCTCAGTGCGTGTCGAGTCGATGTGGTCGCGCTTCAGTAGGTTCTCGCGTATCTCGTCGAAGTTCACCAGCTGCTTCTTGGCCAGCAGTTCGTCCTGGCGGCGCTTGGTGCGGGTTTCCACGTCAGCGGTCATAAAGATCTTCACCTCCGCGTCCGGGAAAACGGCCGTGCCGATATCGCGGCCATCCATCACCACCCCGCGCTTGCGCCCCATCCGCTGCTGCTGGGCCACCATGGCGCGGCGCACCTCCGGTATCACGCTCACCTCGCTCACCATGTTGGAGATATACATCTTACGGATCTCATCTTCAACATTCAGGCCATTCAGGTATATTTCGTTGCGTTTTGTCTTTGGGTTGTAATGAAATTCAATTTCGATGTTATGGAGCGCCTCCTTTATCTCCTTCGGGTTGGTAAGTGAAATATGATGGTTCAGGAAGTATAGTGTAACCGCTCGGTACATGGCTCCGGTATCTATGTAAGCATAGCCAAGTTCGGCGGCTACAAGTTTGGCCGTGGTGCTTTTGCCGCATGAGGAGTATCCGTCGAGCGCGATTACTATTTTCTTCATAACAGGGAAATCAAAAAGGGGGATTAGTTGGAGTCGCAGGGGCAGGGCACGTTGCCGCTCTTGCTTTTCTTCAGGTATTTAGCCGTTTTTTTCTGCTGCGGGGTTTTGCCGGAGCAACCCGCCAGCGTACCGGTGGCCAGGAAGCCCGCTAAAACGATGTATGAAATTAACTTTCTCAAAGCAACTGAATTTGATGCAAATATAAGGTAATTTGCCGGTTTAAGCCCACCTACCGACGGGCAATTTTAAGTTCTAAACGATACAACCCATGCAAACCCACCATACTGTTTCCGGACACATCATCGACATCCATCACCAGGAGATTTACCAAGGCACGGTTCATGTGTCAAACGGCCGCATTTCTAAAATAGTTCGTGAGGCTACCGACAGCACGAATTACATTTTGCCGGGATTTGTGGATGCCCACGTGCATGTAGAGAGCTCTATGCTGGTACCCTGCGAGTTTGCCCGGCTGGCCGTGCCCCACGGCACCGTGGCCACCGTGTCGGACCCGCACGAGATTGGTAACGTACTGGGTATAAAAGGCGTGGAGTACATGGTGGAGAACGGAAAAAAAGTACCATTTAAGTTTTACTTCGGCGCTCCGTCCTGTG is a window of Pontibacter kalidii DNA encoding:
- a CDS encoding DUF502 domain-containing protein — encoded protein: MRTLFRYFLNGLLIIAPIAITVFIVVGIIDWLNSIFDLGIPGLGILLMVVLLTVVGFIGSSFFVRPFLVAVETLVHKVPLVSIIYSSIKDLFDAFVGDNQKFNRPVMVKMTEDSENHKLGFVTQDVLLQLNVEDKVAVYFPHSYNFSGELFLVPKRNVTYLDLPSSEVMKFIVSGGVSKL
- a CDS encoding 4-hydroxy-3-methylbut-2-enyl diphosphate reductase; amino-acid sequence: MNVTIDKNSGYCFGVEFAIQMAEDEMETCEELYCLGDIVHNSMEVQRLYQKGLRIIDRDQLKELRDCKVLIRAHGEPPETYKLALENNIELIDASCPVVLKLQNRVKHAFDAGKPSDAQVVIYGQVGHAEVIGLAGQTRDEAIIVTTEEDLEKIDFTRPVTLFSQTTKSTKGFYHIKSLIEERLQQANQDSTVVPAFDANDSICRQVSNREPQLARFSTEHDVIVFVSGKKSSNGKALYSVCKQHNPNSYFVENEEELQREWFDAAGSVGICGATSTPMWLMEQVAASISTFEAEQV
- the cmk gene encoding (d)CMP kinase, translated to MKKIVIALDGYSSCGKSTTAKLVAAELGYAYIDTGAMYRAVTLYFLNHHISLTNPKEIKEALHNIEIEFHYNPKTKRNEIYLNGLNVEDEIRKMYISNMVSEVSVIPEVRRAMVAQQQRMGRKRGVVMDGRDIGTAVFPDAEVKIFMTADVETRTKRRQDELLAKKQLVNFDEIRENLLKRDHIDSTRTESPLRQAEDAHLLDTSHMTIDEQVEFVMEHATAQLLRNEYAAQQN